Proteins encoded in a region of the Thunnus maccoyii chromosome 4, fThuMac1.1, whole genome shotgun sequence genome:
- the LOC121895361 gene encoding tubulin alpha-1C chain-like isoform X1 produces MRECISVHVGQAGVQIGNACWELYCLEHGIQPDGQMPSDKTIGGGDDSFNTFFSETGAGKHVPRAVFVDLEPTVIDEVRTGTYRQLFHPEQLITGKEDAANNYARGHYTIGKEIIDLVLDRIRKLADQCTGLQGFLVFHSFGGGTGSGFTSLLMERLSVDYGKKSKLEFSIYPAPQVSTAVVEPYNSILTTHTTLEHSDCAFMVDNEAIYDICRRNLDIERPTYTNLNRLISQIVSSITASLRFDGALNVDLTEFQTNLVPYPRIHFPLATYAPVISAEKAYHEQLTVSEITNACFEPANQLVKCDPRHGKYMACCLLFRGDVVPKDVNAAIAAIKTKRTIQFVDWCPTGFKVGINYQPPTVVPGGDLAKVQRAVCMLSNTTAIAEAWARLDHKFDLMYAKRAFVHWYVGEGMEEGEFSEAREDMAALEKDYEEVGTDSLGDEDEGEEY; encoded by the exons ATG CGTGAGTGTATCTCAGTGCACGTTGGTCAGGCTGGTGTCCAGATTGGAAATGCCTGCTGGGAGCTTTACTGCCTGGAACATGGGATCCAGCCGGACGGACAGATGCCCAGTGACAAAACCATTGGAGGAGGAGACGATTCCTTCAACACCTTCTTCAGTGAGACTGGAGCCGGAAAGCACGTTCCCAGAGCTGTTTTTGTTGACCTGGAGCCCACTGTCATTG ATGAGGTTCGCACTGGGACCTACCGCCAGCTCTTCCACCCTGAGCAGCTGATCACTGGCAAGGAAGATGCTGCCAACAACTACGCCCGTGGACACTACACCATCGGCAAAGAGATCATCGACCTGGTGCTGGACAGGATCCGCAAACTG GCCGACCAGTGCACTGGCCTTCAGGGCTTCCTGGTGTTCCACAGCTTCGGAGGTGGCACCGGCTCTGGTTTCACCTCCCTGCTGATGGAGCGTCTGTCTGTCGACTACGGCAAGAAGTCCAAGCTGGAGTTCTCCATCTACCCAGCTCCCCAGGTGTCCACCGCTGTGGTGGAGCCCTACAACTCCATCCTGACCACCCACACCACCTTAGAGCACTCTGACTGTGCCTTCATGGTAGATAACGAGGCCATCTACGATATCTGCCGTAGGAATCTCGATATCGAGCGTCCTACCTACACCAACCTGAACAGGTTGATCAGTCAGATTGTGTCCTCCATCACTGCTTCCCTTCGTTTCGATGGTGCCCTCAATGTTGATCTGACAGAGTTCCAGACCAACTTGGTGCCATATCCCCGTATCCACTTCCCTCTGGCCACCTATGCCCCTGTCATCTCTGCTGAGAAGGCTTACCATGAGCAGTTAACGGTGTCTGAAATCACCAACGCCTGCTTCgagccagccaatcagctcgTGAAATGTGACCCTCGCCACGGCAAGTACATGGCTTGCTGCCTGCTGTTCCGTGGCGATGTGGTTCCCAAAGATGTGAACGCTGCCATTGCCGCCATCAAAACCAAGCGCACCATCCAGTTTGTGGACTGGTGTCCCACTGGTTTCAAGGTTGGCATCAACTACCAGCCTCCCACCGTGGTTCCTGGTGGAGACTTGGCCAAGGTCCAGAGGGCTGTGTGCATGCTGAGCAACACCACTGCTATCGCAGAGGCCTGGGCTCGGCTTGACCACAAGTTTGATCTGATGTACGCTAAGCGTGCCTTTGTTCACTGGTATGTGGGTGAGGGTATGGAGGAGGGAGAGTTCTCTGAGGCCAGAGAGGACATGGCAGCTCTGGAGAAGGATTATGAGGAGGTTGGAACTGATAGTTTGGGAGACGAGGATGAAGGAGAAGAGTATTAA
- the LOC121895361 gene encoding tubulin alpha-1C chain-like isoform X2 → MRECISVHVGQAGVQIGNACWELYCLEHGIQPDGQMPSDKTIGGGDDSFNTFFSETGAGKHVPRAVFVDLEPTVIDEVRTGTYRQLFHPEQLITGKEDAANNYARGHYTIGKEIIDLVLDRIRKLVGNLIRKKLFLIVIKNKTRLYYCISYLIISLPLCPQADQCTGLQGFLVFHSFGGGTGSGFTSLLMERLSVDYGKKSKLEFSIYPAPQVSTAVVEPYNSILTTHTTLEHSDCAFMVDNEAIYDICRRNLDIERPTYTNLNRLISQIVSSITASLRFDGALNVDLTEFQTNLVPYPRIHFPLATYAPVISAEKAYHEQLTVSEITNACFEPANQLVKCDPRHGKYMACCLLFRGDVVPKDVNAAIAAIKTKRTIQFVDWCPTGFKVGINYQPPTVVPGGDLAKVQRAVCMLSNTTAIAEAWARLDHKFDLMYAKRAFVHWYVGEGMEEGEFSEAREDMAALEKDYEEVGTDSLGDEDEGEEY, encoded by the exons ATG CGTGAGTGTATCTCAGTGCACGTTGGTCAGGCTGGTGTCCAGATTGGAAATGCCTGCTGGGAGCTTTACTGCCTGGAACATGGGATCCAGCCGGACGGACAGATGCCCAGTGACAAAACCATTGGAGGAGGAGACGATTCCTTCAACACCTTCTTCAGTGAGACTGGAGCCGGAAAGCACGTTCCCAGAGCTGTTTTTGTTGACCTGGAGCCCACTGTCATTG ATGAGGTTCGCACTGGGACCTACCGCCAGCTCTTCCACCCTGAGCAGCTGATCACTGGCAAGGAAGATGCTGCCAACAACTACGCCCGTGGACACTACACCATCGGCAAAGAGATCATCGACCTGGTGCTGGACAGGATCCGCAAACTGGTGGGTAATTTGATCAGGAAGAAATTATTCCTAattgtgattaaaaataaaactagatTATATTATTGTATCTCATATTTGATTatatctctccctctttgtcctCAGGCCGACCAGTGCACTGGCCTTCAGGGCTTCCTGGTGTTCCACAGCTTCGGAGGTGGCACCGGCTCTGGTTTCACCTCCCTGCTGATGGAGCGTCTGTCTGTCGACTACGGCAAGAAGTCCAAGCTGGAGTTCTCCATCTACCCAGCTCCCCAGGTGTCCACCGCTGTGGTGGAGCCCTACAACTCCATCCTGACCACCCACACCACCTTAGAGCACTCTGACTGTGCCTTCATGGTAGATAACGAGGCCATCTACGATATCTGCCGTAGGAATCTCGATATCGAGCGTCCTACCTACACCAACCTGAACAGGTTGATCAGTCAGATTGTGTCCTCCATCACTGCTTCCCTTCGTTTCGATGGTGCCCTCAATGTTGATCTGACAGAGTTCCAGACCAACTTGGTGCCATATCCCCGTATCCACTTCCCTCTGGCCACCTATGCCCCTGTCATCTCTGCTGAGAAGGCTTACCATGAGCAGTTAACGGTGTCTGAAATCACCAACGCCTGCTTCgagccagccaatcagctcgTGAAATGTGACCCTCGCCACGGCAAGTACATGGCTTGCTGCCTGCTGTTCCGTGGCGATGTGGTTCCCAAAGATGTGAACGCTGCCATTGCCGCCATCAAAACCAAGCGCACCATCCAGTTTGTGGACTGGTGTCCCACTGGTTTCAAGGTTGGCATCAACTACCAGCCTCCCACCGTGGTTCCTGGTGGAGACTTGGCCAAGGTCCAGAGGGCTGTGTGCATGCTGAGCAACACCACTGCTATCGCAGAGGCCTGGGCTCGGCTTGACCACAAGTTTGATCTGATGTACGCTAAGCGTGCCTTTGTTCACTGGTATGTGGGTGAGGGTATGGAGGAGGGAGAGTTCTCTGAGGCCAGAGAGGACATGGCAGCTCTGGAGAAGGATTATGAGGAGGTTGGAACTGATAGTTTGGGAGACGAGGATGAAGGAGAAGAGTATTAA